A genomic stretch from Mycobacteriales bacterium includes:
- a CDS encoding ATP-binding protein, translating into MSGIAADTDVTVTLRLPPSPAHVRTARLIAAAMARRSGVGEDNLDEVRLAVGEACARAVRMQERQGVTAPVTVEFAEAGRFRVSVVDGAKTGTGDELTAMANGAGGSIPWADPSGDALGLALLGAVVQDLVVDQEIDGGTRVTMSWPLA; encoded by the coding sequence ATGAGCGGGATCGCCGCTGACACCGACGTCACCGTCACGCTCCGTCTGCCGCCGAGCCCGGCTCACGTGCGGACAGCGCGGCTGATCGCGGCGGCCATGGCCCGGCGGAGCGGGGTCGGCGAGGACAACCTCGACGAGGTCCGCCTTGCCGTGGGCGAGGCCTGCGCCCGGGCGGTGCGGATGCAGGAGCGGCAGGGCGTGACCGCGCCGGTGACCGTCGAGTTCGCGGAGGCCGGCCGGTTCCGGGTGTCCGTGGTCGACGGTGCCAAGACCGGCACGGGAGACGAGCTCACCGCGATGGCCAACGGCGCGGGTGGTTCGATCCCGTGGGCGGACCCGAGCGGGGACGCTCTGGGTCTGGCGCTGCTCGGGGCGGTGGTCCAGGATCTCGTGGTCGATCAGGAGATCGACGGCGGGACGCGGGTGACCATGTCGTGGCCGCTGGCCTGA
- a CDS encoding sodium-translocating pyrophosphatase, whose amino-acid sequence MLPLSLAEAPEIAGADYFVVVVIAAIALGALVFALYLYNQVMRADQGTARMQDIARAVQEGAAAYLNRQFKTLSAFVLIVFVLLLILPVTDGGASVRIGRSVFFVVGACFSALVGYFGMTLATRGNVRVAAAARATGSRDAMRIAFRTGGFCGMLTVGLGLLGASIVLLVYNQDAPTVLEGFGFGAALLAMFMRVGGGIFTKAADVGADLVGKVEAGIPEDDPRNAATIADNVGDNVGDCAGMAADLFESYAVTLVAALILGKAAFGSEGLIFPLVVPAIGVLTAVVGIFLTEPRASDRDALQTINRGFFASALISAVLVVLAAFIFLPGRISDLDGVSDAVLNSAGGKDPRVIAIVAVLIGLVLAAAIQVLTGYFTETSRRPVRDIGRSSLTGPATVILAGFSIGLESAVYSAILIGAAVYGASLLGGGSIVVSLFAVALAGTGLLTTVGVIVSMDTFGPVSDNAQGIAEMSHDIDEKAARVLTELDAVGNTTKAITKGIAIATAVLAATALFGSFTDAVSTAVAKTGIDSVTGVSNLDLLQYAGVLNVADPTNLVGLIIGASVVFLFSGLAITAVSRAAGRVVFEVREQFRTKPGIMDFSERPDYSRVVDICTQDSLRELITPGLLAVLAPIAVGFGLGAGALGSYLAGAIATGVLMAVMLSNSGGAWDNAKKLVEDGQFGGKGSEAHAATVIGDTVGDPFKDTAGPALNPLIKVMNLVSLLIAPAVVQLSIGTDANKALRIGLAVLAVAIIAGSIAISKRRSVAVGAEPATTEV is encoded by the coding sequence TTGCTCCCGCTTTCCCTGGCGGAGGCCCCGGAGATCGCAGGCGCGGACTACTTCGTCGTAGTGGTCATCGCCGCCATCGCCCTCGGTGCGCTCGTGTTCGCCCTCTACCTCTACAACCAGGTCATGCGCGCCGACCAGGGCACGGCCCGGATGCAGGACATCGCCCGGGCGGTCCAGGAGGGCGCCGCGGCGTACCTGAACCGGCAGTTCAAGACGTTGAGCGCTTTTGTCCTCATCGTCTTCGTCCTCCTGCTGATCCTGCCGGTCACCGATGGCGGCGCCAGCGTCCGCATCGGCCGCTCCGTCTTCTTCGTGGTCGGCGCCTGCTTCTCGGCGCTCGTCGGCTACTTCGGGATGACGCTCGCGACCCGCGGCAACGTCCGGGTGGCCGCGGCGGCCCGGGCGACCGGCAGTCGTGACGCGATGCGGATCGCGTTCCGGACGGGCGGCTTCTGCGGCATGCTCACGGTCGGCCTGGGTCTGCTGGGCGCCTCGATCGTGCTGCTGGTCTACAACCAGGACGCCCCGACCGTGCTCGAGGGCTTCGGCTTCGGCGCCGCGCTGCTCGCGATGTTCATGCGGGTCGGCGGTGGCATCTTCACCAAGGCCGCGGACGTCGGTGCCGACCTGGTCGGCAAGGTCGAGGCCGGCATCCCCGAGGACGACCCCCGCAACGCTGCGACGATCGCGGACAACGTCGGCGACAACGTCGGCGACTGCGCGGGCATGGCCGCCGACCTCTTCGAGTCGTACGCGGTGACGTTGGTCGCCGCGCTGATCCTCGGTAAGGCCGCGTTCGGCTCCGAGGGGCTGATCTTTCCCTTGGTCGTGCCGGCCATCGGTGTGCTCACCGCGGTCGTCGGCATCTTCCTGACCGAGCCGCGTGCGTCCGACCGCGATGCCCTGCAGACCATCAACCGGGGCTTCTTCGCCTCGGCGCTGATCTCGGCCGTGCTGGTCGTGCTGGCCGCGTTCATCTTCCTGCCGGGGCGGATCTCCGACCTCGACGGCGTGAGCGACGCGGTGCTGAACTCGGCCGGTGGCAAGGACCCACGGGTGATCGCCATCGTCGCGGTGCTCATCGGCCTCGTGCTGGCGGCGGCGATCCAGGTGCTCACCGGGTACTTCACCGAGACCAGCCGGCGACCCGTCCGGGACATCGGCCGCTCGTCGCTGACCGGTCCGGCGACGGTGATCCTGGCCGGTTTCTCGATCGGCCTGGAATCTGCCGTCTACTCGGCCATCCTCATCGGCGCCGCGGTCTACGGCGCCTCGCTGCTCGGCGGCGGCTCGATCGTCGTCTCCCTGTTCGCGGTCGCCCTCGCCGGCACGGGCCTGCTCACCACGGTCGGCGTCATCGTCTCGATGGACACCTTCGGACCGGTGAGCGACAACGCGCAGGGCATCGCCGAGATGTCCCACGACATCGACGAGAAGGCGGCGCGCGTGCTGACCGAGCTCGACGCGGTCGGCAACACCACCAAGGCGATCACCAAGGGCATCGCGATTGCGACCGCGGTATTGGCCGCGACCGCGCTGTTCGGGTCGTTCACCGACGCGGTCAGCACCGCCGTGGCCAAGACCGGGATCGACTCGGTCACCGGAGTCAGCAACCTCGACCTGCTGCAGTACGCGGGCGTCCTCAACGTCGCCGATCCCACCAACCTGGTCGGGTTGATCATCGGCGCTTCGGTGGTGTTCCTGTTCTCCGGGCTCGCCATCACCGCCGTGTCGCGGGCCGCCGGCCGGGTGGTCTTCGAGGTCCGGGAGCAGTTCCGGACCAAGCCCGGGATCATGGACTTCAGTGAGCGCCCGGACTACAGCCGGGTTGTCGACATCTGCACCCAGGACTCGCTGCGGGAGCTGATCACCCCGGGGCTGCTCGCGGTGCTCGCGCCGATCGCGGTCGGCTTCGGTCTCGGTGCCGGCGCGCTCGGCTCGTACCTGGCCGGCGCGATCGCCACCGGCGTGCTCATGGCCGTGATGCTGTCGAACTCCGGCGGTGCCTGGGACAACGCGAAGAAGTTGGTCGAGGACGGCCAGTTCGGCGGAAAGGGCAGCGAGGCCCACGCGGCCACCGTCATCGGCGACACCGTCGGCGACCCGTTCAAGGACACCGCGGGCCCGGCGCTCAACCCGCTGATCAAGGTCATGAACCTGGTGTCGTTGCTGATCGCCCCGGCGGTCGTGCAGCTGAGCATCGGCACCGACGCCAATAAGGCGCTGCGTATCGGCCTGGCCGTCCTGGCCGTGGCGATCATCGCCGGGTCCATCGCGATCTCGAAGCGGCGGTCGGTCGCGGTCGGCGCCGAGCCGGCGACGACGGAGGTCTGA
- a CDS encoding STAS domain-containing protein, producing the protein MDLTLNTRDQAGHTVLAVSGEVDVYTAPALRDRIADLLDSGQHQLVIDLGGVEFLDSTGLGVLVAGLNRAREVGGSLSLVCPQERVLKLFRITGLDEVFTVHSTVDEALASPSAG; encoded by the coding sequence ATGGACCTCACGTTGAACACCCGTGACCAGGCCGGGCATACGGTTCTGGCTGTCTCCGGGGAGGTCGACGTCTACACCGCGCCGGCCCTGCGGGACCGGATCGCCGATCTTCTCGATTCGGGTCAGCATCAGCTGGTCATCGATCTCGGTGGGGTCGAGTTCCTCGACTCGACCGGGCTGGGCGTCCTCGTCGCCGGTCTCAACCGGGCCCGGGAGGTCGGCGGCAGTCTGTCGCTGGTCTGTCCGCAGGAGCGGGTCCTCAAGCTGTTCCGGATCACGGGCCTGGACGAGGTCTTCACCGTGCACTCGACGGTGGACGAAGCGCTCGCCAGTCCGTCGGCAGGCTGA